The DNA sequence TGTCGTGCGCGAAGAGCGCGCGCACGCGCGCCTCGTGCGGGCCCGTGAGTGGGCGGAGGCCGCCCCAGAACAAGCCGTGATGCACGAGCAGCAGGTTCGTGCCGGCATCCGCCGCCATCGCAATCGTCTGCAGCGAGGCATCCACCGCGGCGGCGATGCGCGTGACGGGGCCGCGGTGCCCGACCTGCACGCCATTGAGCGCCGGCGGATAGTCGGGCGTCGTCGCGACCGCGAGCTCGGTATCCAGGTACGCGGCGAGTTCGGTCAGCGCAACGCTCATGGGGTCGCGACGAGCGTCGGACCGCGACCGTCGGCGAAGGCGCGACGGACGGAGTCGATGCGCGCTTGCACGGATGCGGCCAGCGCAGGCGCGGCAGGGTTCGGCACCCAGCGCACGACGTCAGATGCCGTGCCGAAGCGCACCACGCGCGGCGTGAACGAGCCGTCGCGCACCTCGCGGGCGAGGAGAAGGAACGCGTGCGGGATATCGATCACCACCGATCCGAGCGCCGCTTGGGGTGCGAGCGCGTTCTGGTCAGCGTTGGACCCGACGATCCAGACACCCGGCGTCTCGCGCACCGCCTGGAAGATGCCTTGACCGGCCGCGTCCGCGTTCTGGAAGATCACGTCTGCGCGTCGGGCGATGAGGGCCAGCGCTTGTTCCTTGCCGGCACCCGCGTCGTCCCAGTTGCCGATGAATGCCGTGAGCACCGTCACGTTGGGGTTCACGGACTTGGCGCCCGCGGTGAAGGCGTCGAAGCTCGCGCGGACCGGCGGAAGTTCCGTGCCACCGATGACGGCAAGCACGCCGGTCCGCGTCACGGCCGCGGCGGCAATGCCGGCGAGATACGACGGTTCGTCGAATGCGAAGCTCATGGCGGCGATGTTGGCGCCGGTACCCGTGCCGCCCGTCGTGGCGTACACGGTCTTCGGGAACTCCGGTCCCACGCGTTGCGCCGCGTCCTGAAACTCAAAGCCGTGCCCAATCACCAGGGAATAGCCGCTCGCACCGTATTGGCGAAAGTTCTCTTCGAACTCCGCCGGCGTGCGCGTTTGGACATGCCGCACCTCGGCACCCAGCGTATCGCGGACCCGTATCAAGCCGTCGTAGGCGGCGGCGTTCCACGACTGATCCGAGATGGGACCGGGTGTGAGGAGAGCGACCCGAAACCCTTGATTTTCTTGCACATCCGCATCGCGACCACCACAACCAAGAATCCCGAGGACGAGGCTGTGGATAAGAACGATTCGCTTCGCGCTGCCGCGAAAGTGATACCAACCTAAATGTTTACTTGACAACAATTTAGATAGTTCCAGTAATCAAATGTTCACAACCCACAATTTCTGTGGATATCGTGTGTCTGGTGACCGAGACAGGGTGCCGATGGTGGCGCGCTACTGCCGACTTCCAGCTAACGCGCGACGCGCGCCTCGCGACCGTCCGCACTGCGTCCCACCAGTGCGAGCTCGGTCATCTTCACCGTGCCGTTGATGCGCGCGCCCTCCATCACGACAATTGACTTTGTCACGATGTCGCCGTTGACCACCGCCGTGGGCTGCAACTCAAGCCGATCGGCCGCCGAGACGTTTCCGTCCACGAGGCCACCGACCACGATCTCGTGCGCGCTGACGTCGCCGCGGATCGCGCCGTCCTTGGCCAGCATCACCTGGCGCGCCTGCCGCACGCTGCCGTCGATCTGGCCCTCGACCTTCAGCACGCCCGCGCAGGAAATGTCGCCGCTCACCGTGGTTCCTGCGGAGACGATGGAAAGCGTGGTTTCACCGCCCGCCCGCGGAGCGCTGCGTCCGGTATTCTCGTCCTTCGAAAAGATTGCCATGTGCTCGTTCGCTCGGATGCGACACCGGGGCGCGTCAGCGCCCCCCGATGCCAGGTGGGGTGCGGGGGACGGCTGCGGCCGTATCACGGGCCGCCGCGAGGGCCTGCTGCGCCGTCGCCGCGCTCAGCATGCGCTGTACCTGCTCGTAGCGGGCCTGCAGTTCCGTCAGGGTCGCCGAGAGCGTGTCGATGCGCTCGGCCTCCGCGCGAAGGCGCGCGATTTCTTGTGTCATGAGCGGCACCCGCGCCGCTTGTGCTGCCATCCAACTCCACGAGACGGCGGCGATGGCGAGCAGTAGCAGCGTCACGCGCGAGGTGGCGAATGCCAGCGCACGCACCTGCCACGGCTTGATCACGTAGTGCCGGTGTGCGAGCCCGGACTCGCGGTGCAGATGCACGTATAGCGCCCCGCCCTCCGCATCGAGGATGTGGCCGTGCGCATCGCGCGCGCCGGTCGCCTTCACCTGCCGTGGCGTGGGCCGTGCGGGCATCAGTCTAGGGTTCGGCCGAGGATGAGTTCAAGCACACGCTCGAAATCCTCGTGGGTGTAGAAGGGGATGCGCAACTCCCCCCGCGGCGACTTGCCTGCCTGCACGATGCGAGCGTCGGTGCCCAAGTGGCGGCGCAGGCGGTCCTCGAGGTCCCGCACCTCTGCCGTTCGCGCATCGGTACCTGCGGTGCTGCGCGCGGGCTTCTTTCGCTGGCCTTCGCTCCGGACGCGTTCTTCAACCGCCCGCACCGAGAGCCCCTCCGCGACCGCAGCGCGGGCCAAGTCAGCCATCGCCGTCGCGTCGCCGAGGCCGAGCAGCGCGCGCGCGTGGCCGACCGTGAGCGCGCCGTCCCAGATGAGGCGACGCACTGACGCGGGCAGCGCCAGCAGGCGGAGGATGTTCGCCACCGTCGAGCGATCCTTACCGACGATGTCGGCGACCTCTTGCTGCGTGAGCGAGAACTCGCGAATCAGCTGGTCGTATCCCTCGGCCTCTTCGATCGGATTGAGGTCGGCGCGCTGCAGGTTCTCGACCATGGCCAGCGAGAGCAGCGTCTGGTCGTCGACATCGCGCACGACTGCCGGAATTTCTGACCACCCCAAGCGCTGCGCAGCGCGGAAGCGTCGCTCGCCCGCAATCAACTCGAATCCCTCTTGGCCCCGAGGCGCGGGACGCACCGTGATGGGTTGCAGCAGGCCGCTTACGCGCAGCGATGCCTCGAGATCTGCGAGATCCTCCTCGCGGAACTCCTTGCGCGGTTGCAGGGGGTTCGGCCGAATCTTTGCGAGGGCGAGCACGCGATACGGGGTGCGCGGCTCCTCTGTCGTCGCCGTCCTCACGACCCTCGTCTCACCAGGAGCCGGCTCAATGACCGGCGCCCGGGTCGGCGCCTTTGCGATGAGCGCTTCTAGGCCCCTGCCGAGCCGGCGACCCTTCTCGTTGTTCATAATTCCCTGCGACGATGGATTATTCATAACTGCTTTACTTACAACAACTTATAAATCAATAACGCGCGAAAATCGCACAAGTTGTTGCAGTACAACGACTTAGGAATTTCGTTCGATCAGTTCCTTGGCAACACCCATGTATGCCTGTGCGCCAACACTCGCCACATCATAGAGAATGATAGGCTTCCCGAACGACGGAGCTTCCGCGAGTCGGACATTTCGCGGAATAACGGCATCGAACACCTTGGCGCCGAAGTATTCGCGCGCATCGGCCGCGACCTGGCGCGACAGGTTCAGGCGCGCGTCGTACATCGTCAGCAGCACGCCGTCGATCCCGAGCGACGGATTCACGCCCTGCTGCACCAAGTGCACGGTATTCAGGAGCTGCGACAAGCCCTCGAGGGCGTAGTACTCACACTGCAGTGGGATGAGCAGGGAATCCGCAGCCGCCAGCATGTTGATCGTGATCAAGCCGAGTGATGGCGGGCAATCGATCAAGATGAAATCATAGGATTCGCGCACCCGCTCCAGGGCGCGGCGCATTGCGAGCTCGCGCTCGTCCTCGTTCACCAGTTCGATTTCGGCCCCTGCGAGATCGGGCGTCGCGGGAAGCACATCGAGGTGCTTGAACTGCACGCCGCGGCGGATGGCCTCGCTGACCCGGGTGGGATCCAAGAGAGCATCGTAGACGGTCTCCTCGAAGCTGTCCCGTGAGAGCCCGATACCGCTCGTGGCGTTCCCTTGGGGGTCTCCATCGACGAGCAGCGTGCGCTGCTCCGCCGCTGCGAGCGAGGCGGCCAAGTTCACGGCGGTCGTCGTCTTTCCGACGCCGCCCTTCTGGTTTGCGATTGCGATGATTCTGGCCACGTGTCTGCGAAAAAGAAGCGGGGGGTGTGTCGGCGAATATACCGACGCACCCCCGCAGTAACTAGTCACAGTGTTTCACGTGGAACATTCCCACACGCTTCAGTGGGTATGTTCCACGTGAAACCTATGGAAAGATGGCGACTCGCAGCTGTACGGAAGCCTCGATTGTGATCAAGCCTGCTTCGATGGGCGTCGGGGCCGCGTCTGCGGCAGCACGCATCATCACAACCGGCCGCGCAAACTCCGGCGCTCCGGGGCTGCCGCCGCTCGACATCTCGAGAATCCGGCCCACACGCACTCCGGCAGCCCGCGCCATGACCTGAGCGTCCGCTAGTGCCTTCCGCACGGCCGCATCGAGGGCCTCACGCCGCGCCGAATCCGGATTGGCGAGGGTGAAATGCGGACCAGAAATCTGTGTCGCTCCCTGGCCGAGCGCCGCATCGAGGACCGGCCCGATCTTCGTAAGATCGCTGAGCGTCACCTGAATCTCATTCCGCGCCACGTAGCCCGTGAGCGTCGGGCGCCCGCCCTCCCGCGGGTACTGGAACTCGGGACTCACCTGGACACTGCGCGTTTGCACCTGCGCGCCCGTGACACCGAGCCTGCGAAGCGCATCCAAGACGGACGATTGGATCCGTGCATTGTCGCTCGCTGCCTGAGCGGCCGTCCGTGCGCGACTCTCCACGGCGACTCCCATCTCGGCGCGATCCGGGGCAATCGAGACGCTCGCCTGCCCCGAGACGGTCAGTGAGGGAATGACCTCCGCCTCCGCCCGCTGCGACGCGGTCTGCGCCTGAGTGGACGCCGGCCACAGGGCAACTACGGCGACAACGGCGAAGAGCGCGGCGTTCACGCGCGTCGCGCGGAGGATGCTGCTGCACATCTGGACCTCACGAGTAAATAGTTTCACAACGATACTAAAATTAGCTGCGCCGCGTCGCCGCTCGAGCGTGCGATGAAGCCGCCAGCGGGCGCCGCCTAGAGATACCCCGGACGCTCTTCCATGTCCCGCACGAACGGTGTCCGCCCTACCGCCACAAAAAAGCCGCCGCCGTGCGCCCGATGCGCGCCGCGCGTCACCACCGGCCAAGTTCAAAGGCGAGGTTCTGGAGGTCTGCGGGACTGACGCCTGGCACGCTCGCGGCCTCGGCCAGCGTCGCCGGACGTCGGGCGGCCAGCTTCTGCCGAGCCTCGACGCTCACGTTGATGAGGCGATCGTAGGCTAGGTCCGCCGGGAGCGCGAGCGAGGCCAGCCGCTGCAGCCGCGCCGCCGCCGTCCGTTCGCGCTCGAGATAGCCCGCGTACTTGATCTCCAGGTCGGCGGTCGTGACGGCGTCCGGACCCAACGTCACGCCGACGCCCGCCGCGGCAAATAAGTCGCGAAGTGCTACTTTCTGACGCTTCGCGACGTCAATCAGCGGAACGGCCTGCGTGAGCGTCGACTCGCCGCAGGCAACCAGCACCGCCTCGGCCGCCTGCGGGGTGAGG is a window from the Pseudogemmatithrix spongiicola genome containing:
- a CDS encoding BMP family protein, with protein sequence MQENQGFRVALLTPGPISDQSWNAAAYDGLIRVRDTLGAEVRHVQTRTPAEFEENFRQYGASGYSLVIGHGFEFQDAAQRVGPEFPKTVYATTGGTGTGANIAAMSFAFDEPSYLAGIAAAAVTRTGVLAVIGGTELPPVRASFDAFTAGAKSVNPNVTVLTAFIGNWDDAGAGKEQALALIARRADVIFQNADAAGQGIFQAVRETPGVWIVGSNADQNALAPQAALGSVVIDIPHAFLLLAREVRDGSFTPRVVRFGTASDVVRWVPNPAAPALAASVQARIDSVRRAFADGRGPTLVATP
- a CDS encoding bactofilin family protein, producing MAIFSKDENTGRSAPRAGGETTLSIVSAGTTVSGDISCAGVLKVEGQIDGSVRQARQVMLAKDGAIRGDVSAHEIVVGGLVDGNVSAADRLELQPTAVVNGDIVTKSIVVMEGARINGTVKMTELALVGRSADGREARVAR
- a CDS encoding ParB/RepB/Spo0J family partition protein, with translation MRTATTEEPRTPYRVLALAKIRPNPLQPRKEFREEDLADLEASLRVSGLLQPITVRPAPRGQEGFELIAGERRFRAAQRLGWSEIPAVVRDVDDQTLLSLAMVENLQRADLNPIEEAEGYDQLIREFSLTQQEVADIVGKDRSTVANILRLLALPASVRRLIWDGALTVGHARALLGLGDATAMADLARAAVAEGLSVRAVEERVRSEGQRKKPARSTAGTDARTAEVRDLEDRLRRHLGTDARIVQAGKSPRGELRIPFYTHEDFERVLELILGRTLD
- a CDS encoding ParA family protein: MARIIAIANQKGGVGKTTTAVNLAASLAAAEQRTLLVDGDPQGNATSGIGLSRDSFEETVYDALLDPTRVSEAIRRGVQFKHLDVLPATPDLAGAEIELVNEDERELAMRRALERVRESYDFILIDCPPSLGLITINMLAAADSLLIPLQCEYYALEGLSQLLNTVHLVQQGVNPSLGIDGVLLTMYDARLNLSRQVAADAREYFGAKVFDAVIPRNVRLAEAPSFGKPIILYDVASVGAQAYMGVAKELIERNS
- a CDS encoding SIMPL domain-containing protein; amino-acid sequence: MCSSILRATRVNAALFAVVAVVALWPASTQAQTASQRAEAEVIPSLTVSGQASVSIAPDRAEMGVAVESRARTAAQAASDNARIQSSVLDALRRLGVTGAQVQTRSVQVSPEFQYPREGGRPTLTGYVARNEIQVTLSDLTKIGPVLDAALGQGATQISGPHFTLANPDSARREALDAAVRKALADAQVMARAAGVRVGRILEMSSGGSPGAPEFARPVVMMRAAADAAPTPIEAGLITIEASVQLRVAIFP